Below is a window of Stygiolobus azoricus DNA.
ACGCCTTTCGACGTCTCACTACCCGGTCTAATCGCTGGGATTAAGGCATTAGAGGATCCTTCTTATGTAAAGGAAGTCGTTAACAACATAAACACCAACAAAGAGTATTTAATCAAAGAGTTAAGGGGGCTCGGGTTAAAAGTGTTTAACTCCTACACTAATTTCATTTTCGTAAAAGATAATAGGGATTTATTTACCCCACTTATGGCTAAGTCCATTGCTATAAGGAATTTGATTTCAGGCTATTATAGAATATCAATCGGAACAAAAGAACAGTGTGAATTACTTGTAAAAACCTTGGGTGAGATCCTTGAAAATAGCAATACCAAACAAGGGTAGGCTACAACAACCTGTCTTACAGTTCCTAAACAGTGTAGGTATTAAGCCCCTAGCTAGTGACGAGAGAGCATTAATAGTACCGACTAACTGGGAAGGAGTACAGCTAGTTATGGTCAGGACGGAGGACATTCCTAATATAGTTGAAGCGGGAGCTGCGGAATTGGGTATAACCGGTTTTGATTACGTATTGGAATCAGGTGTAGACGTCGAGGAGTTGGTGCATCTGGACTTCGGTAAGGCTAAAATAGTTCTCGCCGTGCCAGTATCTTGGGGTATTAATTCTCCAGAGGAGATTAAGGGTGAAATCAGAATAGCGACGAAGTATTTTAATATAGCCAGAAACTACTTAGCTCAAAAGGGGATAAAAGCTAAATTAGTTAAGATAAGCGGAGCAGCTGAGGTAATGCCCTCTTTAGGGGCTGCCGATGCGATAATCGATGTAATGAGTACTGGGACTACTTTGAAACTCCACGGTCTGAAGGCAATAGATACGGTTATGGAAAGTAGGGCTGTGGTAATAGGAAATAAAGATTGGATTAAAAGCGATGAAGCTGAAAGGATAAACCTTCTACTTACCCTGATGAAAGGTGCTTTATTTGCGAGAAACAAGAAGATGGTATTTATGAACGTACCTGATGAAAAGCTTGATAAAGTGCTCTCCGTTCTCCCCGCAATGCTTTCTCCAACTTTATCTAAATTGGCTAAGAGTGATGCATGGGAAGTAATTACGGTGATAGATGAAGACACCCTTCCTGAGATAATCGGAAAGGTCGTGGCTAATGGTGCACGTGATATAGTAATAGTCGACATAGAAAAGGTGATAAAATGAGTTTAGAGGTCATTCCCAGTATAGATATCAGTGAAGGTAAAGCCGTAAAGAGAATTAAGGGTCAAAGAGGCTCTGGACTAATTCTGGGAGATCCTTTGCGTATAGCTGAACAAATATACAGCGAGGGATACAAGAAAGTTCACTTAGTCGATTTAGATGCGGCAGAGGGAGTCGGTAACAACGAGGAGATTATAAAGATGATTTGTAAAGAAATTGGATTCGACCACACACAAGTAGGAGGAGGAATAAGGAGTTTAGACAAAGCCCAAAAAATAGCTAATGAATGTTCTTTCATAGTTCTATCTACTTTACCTGTTATGAATAGAGAAGCTTTCGAGAAAATCTGGAGTGAAGTGGGCAAAGATAAGATTTTACTCTCCATAGATTACAATGAACGAGGGGACGTTTTAATAAAAGGATGGAAAGAGAGGAGAGAGATAAAGGTCGAGGAAATACTATCTTTTGATGTTTACGGCTTTATATTCACTTACGTTCCCAAAGAGGGCACGAAGAGCGGGATAGACGAAAGTGTAAAGAAATATGTTAATATAGTCAAGGGAGTTAAGGAATATGCAGGAGGGGTATCCACTATTGAGGATTTGATGAAGCTTAAGGTTTTCGGTTTCGATTATGCTATAATTGGTATGAGCTTCTATAATGGTAGTCTTAGGGGTGTAAAAGTTGTATAATAGGAGTGTTAAAAAGGTCAGAGAAACAAAAGAGACCAAGGTAGAAATCGAATTAGATATTGATCAGAAAGGCGAAGTCAGGGTACAAACTCCAGTCAAGTTCTTTAATCATATGTTATCCACTTTACTGTATTACATGAACTCGACTTCCACGGTTATCGCCGAGGACAAGTTAGGTTATGATGACCATCATGTAGTAGAGGACGTTGCTATAACGTTGGGAGAAGCGTTCAAGGAGGCTTTAGGTGATAAGAGGGGAATAAGGAGGTTTGCTAACGAGATAGTTCCAATGGATGACGCATTAGTCCTAGTGGCAGTGGATATCTCGGGAAGGGGAGTAAGTAATATAGAGTTAAATCTTCAGAGAAGCGAAATTGGAGGATTAGCAACAGAAAACGTTTTCCACTTCTTTCAAACGTTTTCTTATCACTGTGGAGTAAACCTACACGTAATTCAACTAAGGGGTACAAACACTCACCATATTATTGAGGCATCTTTCAAGGCTTTAGGTATGTCTTTATACGAGGCAAGTAGAATTATCTCTCAAGACGTGTTAAGTCTGAAGGGGAGCTTATGACGGCAAAACGTATTATCGCTTGTTTAGATGTGAAAAAAGGTAGGGTTGTCAAAGGAGTTAATTTCCTAGACCTAAAGGACAAAGGGGATCCTACGGAATTGGCGGCGAGATATGAAGATGAAGGAGCTGATGAGATAGTTTTCCTAGATGTTACTGCTACAATTGAAGGTAGGAGAGCTTTATTAGAAGTGGTTAAGAACACAGCTAGCGTTCTTTCAATTCCTTTGACTGTAGGAGGTGGTATAAGGACTATTGATGACGTATCAACTATCCTTGGAAACGGGGCTGATAAAGTGAGTATAAACACTGCAGCTGTGGAGAATAAAAAATTAATTACTGAAGCGGCACTACAGTTTGGTTCTCAGGCAGTAGTAGTTGCAATAGATGCTAAAAAAGTGGATGATGACTACAAAGTCTTCACCAGATCTGGGAGTTATAACACGGGATTAAGCGCGATAAGATGGGCTAAAGAAGTTGAAGCTTTAGGAGCTGGTGAAATTCTTCTCACGAGTATAGATAGGGACGGGACTAGGGAGGGATATGATATTACATTAACTAAGATGATTTCAGAAGCAGTTAGTATTCCAGTAATAGCGAGCGGAGGAGCTGGAAAAGAAGTTCATTTTTTAGAAGCCTTAAAAGTAGCCGACGCTGCTTTGGCTGCGGGAGTTTTTCATGATGGAGTAATAAGGATACAAGACCTTAAAATGTATTTAAAGTCCCAAGGGTTGGAGGTAAGATTATGATTTCAAGTGAATTACCTAAAAACAGACCTAATGATTTCACTAAAGCAATACTCACAGTGGAGGAAATAATTAAGCTAGTTAGGGAAAAAGGTGATAAGGCATTACTTGAGCTAGAGGAGAAGCTGGATCATATGAAGTTAGATTCTGTAGTAGAAGATAAGATAGACGAACTTGCGTCAAAGATATCCCCAGAGCTTAAAGAGGCCATAGACTACATATACGAACAGCTGGTCGAATTCCATGAAACTATTAAGCCCTATAACGCTGGAGGTAACTCAAAGGGAGTAGAGTTTGGTGTAATCTGGAAACCAATAGAGAAAGTAGGCATATACGTACCTGGTGGGAATAAGGCTTACCCATCTACTTTGTTGATGGCAGGAATTCCTGCAAAGGTAGCTGGTGTTAATGAGATTTACGCAGCTACTCCACCGTCTAAGATAGACCCCGTGATATGCTATATCGCTAAGAAATTAGGCGTGAAAAAGCTCTACAGATTAGGAGGTGCACAAGCGATAGCAGCCTTTGCTTATGGTACAGAATCAGTTAAGAAAGTAGATAAAGTTGTAGGTCCCGGTAACATATATGTTCAAGCTGCGAAATTTTTAGTGAGTAGGGATATAGGGATAGACGGAATCGAGGGCCCTACAGAGTTAGTAATTATCGCGGACGATACAGCAAAGGTCGAGGACTTGATTTTAGATATGAGGGCTCAAGCCGAGCATGGATTATCGACTTTTATAGTCCTTCTAACTACTTCCCAGAATATAATTGATGAAGTAAAGCGTGAACTAGAAAGTGATAGAAACGTGTACTACGTAGTTAAAGTTAGTAGTGTTGAGGAAGCTATAAAGATTGCTAACGAGATATCTCCTGAACACCTCTCTTTATATGTTACTAACCCCAAGAGATATTTAGATATTGTTTCTAACTCAGGCGCGGTAAGTCTAGGCTCTACTCCGCCGGCTATTATAGATTATGCTGCAGGTCCTAATCATATTCTACCTACTAATCAATGGGCTAGATTTAGGGGAGGGGTTACTGTTTACGATTTTTTAAAGCCCATTATGTACGCCAATCTCGAGAAGCCGGATGAGAAATTAATACAGTCCGCTATAATCTTAGCTAAGCATGAAGGTTTCGAATTTCATGCTAAGAGTATAGGTGCCAGATATGGCAGGTAATGAGGTATTAGACAAGTTATATAAGATAATTGAGGATAGGATTTCATCGCAAAAAGAGGGTAGTTACACAGTAAAATTATACCAAAAGGGGAAGCCTTATATAGCTCAGAAGGTTGGTGAAGAAGCAAGCGAAGTAATTGTCGCAGCTTTAGCCGAAACAAAGGAGCGTCTTGTAGAAGAGGTCGCAGACCTTCTTTATCATTTATTAGTTTTAATGGCTGTATCTAATGTAAAACCAGAGGATGTTTATGAGGAGTTAAAAAGGAGGATGAAGGAGTAATGAAGGCTACCGTCATAAATTACGGTGTGGGTAACCTTTTCAGTATTTCAGCTGGGTTGAAAAGGGTAGGCTTTGAAGTTTCGGTAAACTCTCAACCCGAAGGTAATGAAGACTTGATAGTATTTCCCGGAGTAGGTTCTTTCAATGCAGTTGCAAGTTATCTGAGTTCACATAAAGAGCTATTAAAAGACCTCAGAAAAAGTGGTACTTACTTTTTGGGTGTGTGCTTGGGAATGCAGATAATGTTCGAGGAAGGAACTGAGGGCGGTTTAACCAAGGGGTTAGGTTGGTTTAAGGGCAAAGTAGATAAGATCGAAAACAACGGAAAGGATAAGTTAAAATTACCGCATATAGGATGGGATAAGTTAATTGTAACTGACCTTACTTGTCCGCTCACTGAGGGGTTAAACAACCAGTACGTTTATTACGTCCACAGTTACGTAGCATACCCCGAAGACGAAAGTATCGTTAGAGCTACAACCATTTACGGAATTGCCTACCCCGCTATCATTTGTTCAGATAACATTGTAGGCACACAATTTCACCCAGAAAAAAGTAGTAAAATCGGAAAGATCTTTTTAGGTAACCTATATAGGTGGATGAAAAAGTGATTAGACTAAGCCTAGAGGAGGCTACTAAAATAGCTGAAAAGTTCTGGTTCAGACATACTGATTCTACGATAATAGCCGTCCTCCAAGATGTTGAAACGAAAGAGGTATTAATGGTAGGGCACATGAATAGAGAAGCTTTGATTAGGACTCTAACCGAAGGTTATGCTCATTTTTGGTCTCTGAGCAGAAAGAAGTTGTGGCTTAAAGGGGAGACAAGCGGTCATTATCAGATCGTAGAAGACTTTAAGATAGACTGTGACGGAGACGCAATAGTCTTGTTGGTACGGTCGATAGGGCCTGTCTGCCATACGGGGAATAAGACTTGTTTTTACAGATCCTATAACGATATAGTTATAGAAAAAGATAAAGAAAAAGAATTAAACGCAAAGAGTTAATACTTGTTTTAACATATTTTAACTGGGTTAAAGATGGTTGAAGTCAACAAAGAAGAGTGGAAAAAGAAAATCATGGAAGCATTAACTCAAGTTTATGATCCTGAAATCCCAGTAGACATAGTCAACTTAGGGCTAATATACGAGTTGAAAATTTCAGACGAAGGAGACGTTTACATAAAACTTGGTTTAACTGCACCCGGATGTCCTGTCGTAGATGACCTGATTTATACTGTAGAACAAGTGATAAAGGAGACTGTTCCTGTGAAATCTGTGGAGGTTGATATAGATTTAGAAACGGCGTGGACGCCTTTGAAGATGACACCTGAAGGCAGAGAAAAGTTCAAGAAATTATATGGTTATGACATAGTAGAAATGTGGGTACAAACTTACGGCTTACCTACTGAAGGTACGCAACAATAAGAACAGAAGGCATAAAATCTTTTCACCTATTTCTTACTTGTGTCTTGGAGTATATTGGAACTACTCAGAACGAATCCTGAAAAGTTGAAAGAGAGTATAAGCCGAAGATTCGTAGACGTTTCGTTAGTTGATAAAGCTGTTGAATTAGATAAACAGTGGAGAGCTACGCTACAAGAAGTGGAAAGGCTTAGGCATGAGCATAATGTAATAAGTTCTCAAATCCCTAGAGCGCCAAAAGAACAGAAGCAAGAACTTATAAAAAAGGCTAAAGAATTGTTGAAAATACTAGAGGACAAAGAGAAAGAATTACAGAAAATTGAAGAAGAAAGAGATCAGATTCTTTCCGAGCTACCCAACGTAGTAGATGATTCAGTGCCGATTGGTCCCGATGAAAATTACAGTTTACCGATAAAAGTTTGGGGGAAGTTCAAGGTTTATGAGAAAGACGTTGATGAATTTCTCAAACAAGTTAAGGGATTAAAGGCTGATTACGAGGTAATAAAGTGGAAACCTGTAGGACATGCAGATATGTTAGAAAACGTCCTTAAGTTAGGGGATACAAAAAAGGCTGGAGAGGTGGCAGGGTCGAGGTTTTACTATTTGTTTAACGATATAGTCTGGTTAGATATCGCTCTCTTGAACTATGCTATAGATATAATGACCTCTAAGGGATATACTCTAGTTTTACCACCTTATATGTTGAGGGGTGAAGTCATTAAGAGTGTTATAGACTTAGATACTTTTAGAGATGCTATCTACAAGATAGAGAATGAGGATCTATATCTTATTGCCACAGCAGAGCACCCAATAGCAGCTCTATTCTTTAAAGAAGATATTCCTAAGGAAAAGCTCCCCTTAAAGTTTGTAGGTATTAGCCCTGCTTTTAGGAAGGAAGCTGGAGCAGCTAATAAAGACTTGAAAGGAATATTCAGAGTTCATCAGTTTCATAAAGTGGAACAATTTGTATTTTCTCTTCCTGAAGAAAGTTGGAAATACCACGAGGAATTAATCTCAAATGCTGAACAAATATTCCAAGGGCTTGGGCTTCCTTATAGGGTTATAAATATTGCCTCTGGTGATTTGGGAGCATGCGCAGCAAAGAAGTATGATTTAGAGGTATGGATGCCTGCACAAGCGAAGTTTAGAGAGATGGTGAGTTGTAGCAATTGTTTGGATTGGCAAGCGTTTAGGATGAAAATAAGGTATGTAGATTATAAGACAAACAAGAAGGGATATGTCCACACTCTAAATAGTACAGCAATTGCTAGTACAAGGACTATTACTGCAATTCTGGAAAACAATCAAAGAGAGGATGGTGTGGTGGAGATACCAAAAGTGCTCAGAAAGTACCTAGAGGTATTTGCTGCAGCACCAAAAGACTATATATATCCTAAAAAGGAGTGATTATTTCCTTAAGTAACCTTCCAATTGGGCTTCAACTTTTTTCATTTGCTTCTTTGCAACTCTAAGGAATAGCTTTAATGTCCATTTTACCGGCATATACACGGGTGACTTGAGGTAGAACTTATCTAAAATATCCTCAGCCCAATATACATCGTGCCAGAACACTTTCTTATATAATTCAATATGTGCCTCATTTAGTTTAACCTTAGTGAACCAGTCCTTATTCTTGAAGTAACCCATAGGTACGAAGAACATCGGAACTAATATACTACGGTATGACCTCAGGTTATCAACTAGTTCTATAGTCTTATAGACGTCATCTTCAGTTTCTTCAGGCAATCCTACTATCATGGTACCCGCAGGTATTATGTTGTGATCATGCATTATCTTAAATGCTTCTTCTACAGTCTCTGGATATTCATCTACTTTATAGGGTGCGGATTTAGCGGGCATTATTTCTTTTGCAAGTCTTGAGGATCCGGTCTCAATCCCTACTTCGACACCGAGATAGTTCTGGTGACCGTCTTCATACACGATTTCTGTTATCTTTGAGATAAGACCGTACTTCTCTTCCGAGTAACGAATTGCTGCCAAGCTGGCGTGACTCCATGCTATGCTCTTATAGTATTTCTTAACTAGTTTATGCAGTTTTATAAGCGGTTCAGGCCTAGGATATATTCCTACTGCACCGTAAAACAAAACGTCATCACTGTGTATTACCCCATGTCTTACGCCATTCTTAACGTTTACTTGTAGTTCTCTTTCAATTTTCTCTAGTGGATAATACCTCGTTGGTCTTAACGTTACGGAGCAGAATCTGCAAGATCTCGCACATCCTCTCATTATTTCAATTAGTCCATTAACACTAGCGCCTTTTATTTCAGGAATTTCATCTACTGAAGGGGCTTCCTCCGCGCCAATATACACGTATTTCGGTAACGGTTCGTTATTCATTATCATTTCGGCAATTTTTACAATGTAAGTATCAGCTTCTCCGTCTACTAAGGTATCTAAGCCTACTTCTTCGATCATATCTGTTCTCCAAAGCCATTGCCATACTGATGGTCCTCCGGCTATAATCTTCATACCTCTTTGTTTTGCTTGCTTAATTTCCGGTTTATGAATTAGCTCTTGGAAACTCTTGTAATTGACGGGCTCCTTCTTTGTTATCCCCCACCATGTGGAAGATGGAGGGCCAAAAGCAAAATAATCGTGATGAGAGAACATTAAGGCCTTAGCATGTGGTAAGTATTTGCCAATATAGTCTGGGTCAATAATAGCTGCCTTATAACCTGCATCAATTAGTGCTGCTTCTATTTTCCTCATTCCGTAAGGTGCTTCTTTCGGTCTTCCTAATTCATCTGTCTTCATTTTAGGGCAAGCTAACCACTTCCACGCCTTCTCAGGAATTCCTATTGCAGGTCCAGTACCTAAGAAGCCCAAAAATTCTTTGCCATGATGGTTAGTCATTAGGCAGCGATCAGTTGTTATTATGAAGTCAAATTTCTCTTCCAAAAAACTCACCTTTTATGTCTTTCTAAGTTTATATTTATAAAGACGTTTTTAAAAGTCATTTAAGCACTTTTCTAAGGGTCCTTTTCAAATCATCAGGCAATTTGTCTCTTGAGTCTATAGTTTGTACATTATTTAAGTCTTCATTCCACTCTTCACTTTCTCCCAATTTTATGTTCTTTAAAGTCTGGAATATATATATCTTTTCTCCTCTTTCATTTCTGGCTTGATGTATAATCAATTCATTTCCACCAATCTTTACCAGATATTTTGCCTCGATGGATGATATCTTCATGATTCCTATTTAACACTTATAGGGATTAAAGCTTTAACTTTAATGTCGGGTGACTTAATGGATTCCTGCGTATTTTGTAAAATAATTAAAGGTGAACTTAAATCACAAAAAGTATATGAAGACGATTATGTGCTAGCTTTTCTAGATATTAATCCTATTCATAAAGGACATACACTCGTGGTAAGTAAAAAGCATTATGATAACATATATGATATTCCAGATGATGAATTAAAAAAAGTTATTGTAGTAGTAAAAAAGGTTGCTATAGCAATTAAAAAGATGGGTGCAGATGGTGTTAATGTTGTCCAAAATAATGATGAAGCAGCAGGACAAAGAGTGTTTCACATACACTTTCACGTGGTTCCGAGATATAAAGGCGACCGTATTAAAATAGACACAATAGAGGATAGGACTAGATATAAAGATGAAAATGAAATGAGAGAATATGCAGATAAGATTAGAAGGTTTTTAAGTTAGTACTTTACTCCTCTTCAGATTTTTCACTTTCTTCAAATTCTTCCCTGAGCAGTTCAAGTCCTATTTCCTTATAATATTCTTCCCTCTCCTGCTCTAGTTGTTCTTCCTCTAGTCTTCTTTCTCCTTTATCGCTTACTAAGGAGGTAGTAAGGACTTTGTTGCTTTTATCAGCTTTTTCTTTCACACTGTACTCTTTTTTCTCTTTTTCACTGAGTTCCTTCTCGTAACCACATTTATTGCACTTCAGTATTTCTTTGCCATCCTTCTTGGCAGGTACTAGCACTCCTCCACATTTAGGACAGAATTGCATTAATTGGTCACCATATATTGTAGTAAAGCCTAGAAAATGTATAAAAGGCTTTTGCTTATCTGGCTGATCCTAGGACAACCCCTTTATTAATAGAGATAGTTTATTTATAATAAATTAATCAAAAACGTAAGATTTAAACAATTTTAATCCTAGGATCTTCTTTAACTACGTTAAGAACTATACTCGTGTGAGTTCTCTCCACCTTAGGGTTCTTTAATAAGCTTTTCAGGAAGTTGTCGAGATCTTCTACACTGCGGAACTTTGCTATTACTGCAACATCGTATTCTCCTACAATATCGTAGACTCCAATAACATTATCTAGATTGGCTATTTCTCTTTCAAATTCAACTAAATGTTTTCCATCTACCTTAGCCATTATTATGCTTGTAAGTGTATAGCCTAATTTTGAGTAGTCAATTAATGCTGTAAATCCTTTTATTACTCCCTCTTGGACAAGCCTGAATAATCTATTATGGAGAGTCGCAGGTGATACATTCATTTCTTCCGCTAGTTTTCTTAAACTTACTCTTGAGTCTTTTAGTAGCTCAATTAATAATTTCCTATCGACTGTGTCGATCTCAACCCGTTTTCTATCAGACATGAAGTTCATGATTATTAAATAATTACTCGTTAAAAAATTTTCATTTTAATAAGGATTTGTCATACAAACTTGAGCTGAGATATGCCAGCTAGTATTAATTGTATTCCAAAGGCAGCTATGATTATAGCGGTGAATCTGCCCGCAGCAACTGTTCCA
It encodes the following:
- the hisE gene encoding phosphoribosyl-ATP diphosphatase; the encoded protein is MAGNEVLDKLYKIIEDRISSQKEGSYTVKLYQKGKPYIAQKVGEEASEVIVAALAETKERLVEEVADLLYHLLVLMAVSNVKPEDVYEELKRRMKE
- the serS gene encoding serine--tRNA ligase, producing the protein MSWSILELLRTNPEKLKESISRRFVDVSLVDKAVELDKQWRATLQEVERLRHEHNVISSQIPRAPKEQKQELIKKAKELLKILEDKEKELQKIEEERDQILSELPNVVDDSVPIGPDENYSLPIKVWGKFKVYEKDVDEFLKQVKGLKADYEVIKWKPVGHADMLENVLKLGDTKKAGEVAGSRFYYLFNDIVWLDIALLNYAIDIMTSKGYTLVLPPYMLRGEVIKSVIDLDTFRDAIYKIENEDLYLIATAEHPIAALFFKEDIPKEKLPLKFVGISPAFRKEAGAANKDLKGIFRVHQFHKVEQFVFSLPEESWKYHEELISNAEQIFQGLGLPYRVINIASGDLGACAAKKYDLEVWMPAQAKFREMVSCSNCLDWQAFRMKIRYVDYKTNKKGYVHTLNSTAIASTRTITAILENNQREDGVVEIPKVLRKYLEVFAAAPKDYIYPKKE
- the hisBd gene encoding imidazoleglycerol-phosphate dehydratase is translated as MYNRSVKKVRETKETKVEIELDIDQKGEVRVQTPVKFFNHMLSTLLYYMNSTSTVIAEDKLGYDDHHVVEDVAITLGEAFKEALGDKRGIRRFANEIVPMDDALVLVAVDISGRGVSNIELNLQRSEIGGLATENVFHFFQTFSYHCGVNLHVIQLRGTNTHHIIEASFKALGMSLYEASRIISQDVLSLKGSL
- the hisD gene encoding histidinol dehydrogenase; protein product: MISSELPKNRPNDFTKAILTVEEIIKLVREKGDKALLELEEKLDHMKLDSVVEDKIDELASKISPELKEAIDYIYEQLVEFHETIKPYNAGGNSKGVEFGVIWKPIEKVGIYVPGGNKAYPSTLLMAGIPAKVAGVNEIYAATPPSKIDPVICYIAKKLGVKKLYRLGGAQAIAAFAYGTESVKKVDKVVGPGNIYVQAAKFLVSRDIGIDGIEGPTELVIIADDTAKVEDLILDMRAQAEHGLSTFIVLLTTSQNIIDEVKRELESDRNVYYVVKVSSVEEAIKIANEISPEHLSLYVTNPKRYLDIVSNSGAVSLGSTPPAIIDYAAGPNHILPTNQWARFRGGVTVYDFLKPIMYANLEKPDEKLIQSAIILAKHEGFEFHAKSIGARYGR
- the hisA gene encoding 1-(5-phosphoribosyl)-5-((5-phosphoribosylamino)methylideneamino)imidazole-4-carboxamide isomerase, with amino-acid sequence MSLEVIPSIDISEGKAVKRIKGQRGSGLILGDPLRIAEQIYSEGYKKVHLVDLDAAEGVGNNEEIIKMICKEIGFDHTQVGGGIRSLDKAQKIANECSFIVLSTLPVMNREAFEKIWSEVGKDKILLSIDYNERGDVLIKGWKERREIKVEEILSFDVYGFIFTYVPKEGTKSGIDESVKKYVNIVKGVKEYAGGVSTIEDLMKLKVFGFDYAIIGMSFYNGSLRGVKVV
- a CDS encoding Lrp/AsnC family transcriptional regulator encodes the protein MSDRKRVEIDTVDRKLLIELLKDSRVSLRKLAEEMNVSPATLHNRLFRLVQEGVIKGFTALIDYSKLGYTLTSIIMAKVDGKHLVEFEREIANLDNVIGVYDIVGEYDVAVIAKFRSVEDLDNFLKSLLKNPKVERTHTSIVLNVVKEDPRIKIV
- the hisF gene encoding imidazole glycerol phosphate synthase subunit HisF, whose protein sequence is MTAKRIIACLDVKKGRVVKGVNFLDLKDKGDPTELAARYEDEGADEIVFLDVTATIEGRRALLEVVKNTASVLSIPLTVGGGIRTIDDVSTILGNGADKVSINTAAVENKKLITEAALQFGSQAVVVAIDAKKVDDDYKVFTRSGSYNTGLSAIRWAKEVEALGAGEILLTSIDRDGTREGYDITLTKMISEAVSIPVIASGGAGKEVHFLEALKVADAALAAGVFHDGVIRIQDLKMYLKSQGLEVRL
- a CDS encoding B12-binding domain-containing radical SAM protein, with protein sequence MSFLEEKFDFIITTDRCLMTNHHGKEFLGFLGTGPAIGIPEKAWKWLACPKMKTDELGRPKEAPYGMRKIEAALIDAGYKAAIIDPDYIGKYLPHAKALMFSHHDYFAFGPPSSTWWGITKKEPVNYKSFQELIHKPEIKQAKQRGMKIIAGGPSVWQWLWRTDMIEEVGLDTLVDGEADTYIVKIAEMIMNNEPLPKYVYIGAEEAPSVDEIPEIKGASVNGLIEIMRGCARSCRFCSVTLRPTRYYPLEKIERELQVNVKNGVRHGVIHSDDVLFYGAVGIYPRPEPLIKLHKLVKKYYKSIAWSHASLAAIRYSEEKYGLISKITEIVYEDGHQNYLGVEVGIETGSSRLAKEIMPAKSAPYKVDEYPETVEEAFKIMHDHNIIPAGTMIVGLPEETEDDVYKTIELVDNLRSYRSILVPMFFVPMGYFKNKDWFTKVKLNEAHIELYKKVFWHDVYWAEDILDKFYLKSPVYMPVKWTLKLFLRVAKKQMKKVEAQLEGYLRK
- the hisG gene encoding ATP phosphoribosyltransferase, with the translated sequence MKIAIPNKGRLQQPVLQFLNSVGIKPLASDERALIVPTNWEGVQLVMVRTEDIPNIVEAGAAELGITGFDYVLESGVDVEELVHLDFGKAKIVLAVPVSWGINSPEEIKGEIRIATKYFNIARNYLAQKGIKAKLVKISGAAEVMPSLGAADAIIDVMSTGTTLKLHGLKAIDTVMESRAVVIGNKDWIKSDEAERINLLLTLMKGALFARNKKMVFMNVPDEKLDKVLSVLPAMLSPTLSKLAKSDAWEVITVIDEDTLPEIIGKVVANGARDIVIVDIEKVIK
- the hisI gene encoding phosphoribosyl-AMP cyclohydrolase produces the protein MRLSLEEATKIAEKFWFRHTDSTIIAVLQDVETKEVLMVGHMNREALIRTLTEGYAHFWSLSRKKLWLKGETSGHYQIVEDFKIDCDGDAIVLLVRSIGPVCHTGNKTCFYRSYNDIVIEKDKEKELNAKS
- a CDS encoding HIT family protein, which translates into the protein MDSCVFCKIIKGELKSQKVYEDDYVLAFLDINPIHKGHTLVVSKKHYDNIYDIPDDELKKVIVVVKKVAIAIKKMGADGVNVVQNNDEAAGQRVFHIHFHVVPRYKGDRIKIDTIEDRTRYKDENEMREYADKIRRFLS
- a CDS encoding metal-sulfur cluster assembly factor; its protein translation is MVEVNKEEWKKKIMEALTQVYDPEIPVDIVNLGLIYELKISDEGDVYIKLGLTAPGCPVVDDLIYTVEQVIKETVPVKSVEVDIDLETAWTPLKMTPEGREKFKKLYGYDIVEMWVQTYGLPTEGTQQ
- the hisH gene encoding imidazole glycerol phosphate synthase subunit HisH, which translates into the protein MKATVINYGVGNLFSISAGLKRVGFEVSVNSQPEGNEDLIVFPGVGSFNAVASYLSSHKELLKDLRKSGTYFLGVCLGMQIMFEEGTEGGLTKGLGWFKGKVDKIENNGKDKLKLPHIGWDKLIVTDLTCPLTEGLNNQYVYYVHSYVAYPEDESIVRATTIYGIAYPAIICSDNIVGTQFHPEKSSKIGKIFLGNLYRWMKK
- a CDS encoding DNA-directed RNA polymerase subunit M; the encoded protein is MQFCPKCGGVLVPAKKDGKEILKCNKCGYEKELSEKEKKEYSVKEKADKSNKVLTTSLVSDKGERRLEEEQLEQEREEYYKEIGLELLREEFEESEKSEEE